The DNA sequence GCCAAAAAAAACCCCAGCGGAGTGCTGGGGTTCGATCGTCCAGAGGATGCCGTCGCTCTTAGTTCGGCAAGTTGTTGCTGCCATAAGCATCCACGCTGAAGGCAGGAACGCGATCGCTATAGTCTATCTTGCTGCCGGTAATACTTTCGGATAGTTTCTCAAAAGACTCAGAGCGCCAGTTTCTTTCGTGAATTGGCTTGGACTGCTCGCCTCGGAAGTAAGCTTGAGTACCGATCGCAGCAGCAGCAACCCAACCGACGATCAATAGTGCAATCAGAATAGTCATAACCGTTTTCTCCCGTTTGTGTCTTTCTGTAAATAAATGTAACGAAGTTTAACAATATCTGTTTGTGACTTGACTCAATCACCTAAGTGATGTTAATCACAAGCGCCATTAGAGCGTCACCCGATAATAAAAGTCAAAAGTCACTCATTCAAAAGTCACTCATTCAAAATTTCCCCTCCTCCCTCTCCCTTTCCGAGTAACCCACCATATCGCCAAACCTATAAAACAAAAAACATTTTTCACCATCAACCCGAAACAGCCGATTAACTTCAAAGAGTTTGTTTCCATCGTTCGGGAAACCGTACAGCATCATAAATTGCCAAAAGCCGACGATCGCGGTAAATTATCATTGATTTCTATCTAGGGCTGGAGAGAAATTTTTATGCCCACCTACGATTACTTTTGTGCAAGTAACAATCAAAAAGTTGAAGTTCGCCACAGTATTCACGAAAAACTTACCACTTGGGGCGAGTTGTGTAAGCTCGCTCAATGCGACCCAGGCGAAACGCCACTCGATACACCTGTCCAGCGCTTGATTAGCGTACCAAGCTTGCTCGTTCCAACATCAAATAGCGACTACAAGAGTGCGGGATTAACCAAGCTGGTGAAACGAGACTCTGGAGTCTATGAAAACGTCACCACCTAGCATTGAAAAAGTCAGATTCTCAATAGCTACTTCAGCGAGTTATTCTCAGGTGCGGGCATTCCTATAAATGATAGATGTAATTTGGGATATGGAAACCGGCGACCCCGATGACTTCCTTACCTTATTGTTGTTGATCGGACACCCGGAAGTTAACCTCAAAGCTGTTACCATCACCCCAGGTTCACCCCAACAGATCGGACTGGTAAGGAAAGCATTGGCTCTATTTAATAGAGATATCCCAGTCGGAGCCCATCACAAAGAACACCCTAAACCCTGTGTTTCCAAATGGCACACAGATGTTTATGGAGATATTCCAACTTCCCAAGATGCAGAAAATGGTGGCGAAGTTTTGCGGCGATATTGTGACTCGAACACTACTTTAATTACAGGTGGCCCGCTGAAAAATTTGGGAGCTGCCATTAAATTAAATTTTCAAGTCGATCGCTGGATTGCCCAAGGTGGATTTGCCGGCGAAGGTGTAGTACCATCAGCACTTCAACTAGACAAATTCAAGGGAATGACAACTTGTCCCACTTACAACCTCAACGGCGATTCAAAATCTGCTTTGGCAGCACTTTCTTATGACGGTATTAGGGTGAAAAAATTTGTGTCTAAAAACGTTTGCCATCGCGTTTACTATGACCGAAAAATGCACGATATTTTCCAATCTGTCAAACATAAAAGTTTGTCTCTCGCTTTGATATGGAAAGGTATGGATGCCTATCTGCGTCATCACCCCGATGGTAAAAAATTACACGATCCTTTAGCTGCTTGTTGTGCTATTGACGAGTCGATCGCGACTTGGGCAGAAGTAGAAATATACCGAGAAAAAGGCCAGTGGGGAGCCAGATTATCTCCCGGTTCCGGAACTTGGATTATTATAGACTACAACCCAGAAAAATTTATCTCTACTTTGACGGCATATTAAAAATGGACTCGTCTCAAGACCACTTTATCGGCTATGAAAAAATCTTTGAAAGTCTGACAAAATGGCACTTTAGTCGAGCGGTATTTCAAAAATAAAATTTAAGATATTTCTATTTTTCATAGTTCACAATTTCTGTTTCTAGAAACTGTGAACTATGAACCGCCAAACTATGTGTAAGTCAGCTGTACGCCGACAGGGAAAGTCTTGGCGCTTTTGGGTTTCACATAAACAGACTGTTCTTGTAGCAGTTGTAATTGGGTGAAGCGATCGCGTGTCAGTTGCGCTGTCACCAGTTGACCGTCCCTGAGACTCAACTCTACTACAACTTCCCAACCCAAATGCACAATCCGCTTTACCTTAGCGGGTACGGCGGTTTCTTCCGCCTTAGTCTGAATTAAAACATCGTGAGGACGTAAAAACACATGAGAATTGTTA is a window from the Aerosakkonema funiforme FACHB-1375 genome containing:
- a CDS encoding photosystem II protein, Psb35-related — translated: MTILIALLIVGWVAAAAIGTQAYFRGEQSKPIHERNWRSESFEKLSESITGSKIDYSDRVPAFSVDAYGSNNLPN
- a CDS encoding FmdB family zinc ribbon protein, with product MPTYDYFCASNNQKVEVRHSIHEKLTTWGELCKLAQCDPGETPLDTPVQRLISVPSLLVPTSNSDYKSAGLTKLVKRDSGVYENVTT
- a CDS encoding nucleoside hydrolase; the encoded protein is MIDVIWDMETGDPDDFLTLLLLIGHPEVNLKAVTITPGSPQQIGLVRKALALFNRDIPVGAHHKEHPKPCVSKWHTDVYGDIPTSQDAENGGEVLRRYCDSNTTLITGGPLKNLGAAIKLNFQVDRWIAQGGFAGEGVVPSALQLDKFKGMTTCPTYNLNGDSKSALAALSYDGIRVKKFVSKNVCHRVYYDRKMHDIFQSVKHKSLSLALIWKGMDAYLRHHPDGKKLHDPLAACCAIDESIATWAEVEIYREKGQWGARLSPGSGTWIIIDYNPEKFISTLTAY